The Aneurinibacillus migulanus genome contains the following window.
TCCGTCATTTTAACACCGCGACGATCAAAGTAAGCAACAATGCGCTCCAGTGCCGTTTCATCGTGCACAAGCGGCCGATGAACTGCCTGAGCGACCGTTTCTTTCGTCAAATCATCCTTCGTAGGCCCGAGTCCACCAGAGAAAATAATCAGGTCCGAGCGCGTAAACGCTTCTTCGATTAACCGATAGAGACGGTCCGCATTGTCACCCACCACAGTATGGTAATATACCCCAATACCGACTTCTGCAAGCTTTTGCGAAAGAAACTGTGCGTTCGTGTTGGCAATTTGCCCAAGCAACAGTTCCGTTCCCACCGCAATAATCTCTGCTTTCATAAGCAAACTCCTTCCAAATAAGTCATCCGCCAAATATGACGGATGAACGCTACGCAAGCGGAATGACCTTTTTGTTTTTCAAAAAGTATTCCACACCGGAGACAATGGTCATAATAACTGCAGCCCATACCATAATCGTTGCAAACGGGAAGTGCCATGTTTCAAACGGAAAATTCTGCAGAATTAATGAAGCAACAGCCACAATCTGAAGAACCGTTTTCCATTTCCCCAGCTTGCTCGCGGCAATAACTAGGCCTTCCGCAGCCGCTACCAGACGTAATCCGGTCACAGCGAACTCACGACTGATAATCACTACCGCTATCCATGCGTCCAGGCGCTGCATCTCCACAAGCGAAATCAATACTGCTGAGATAAGTAGCTTATCTGCCAGCGGATCGAGAAACTTGCCCAGATTGGTCACCATCTTGCGTGAACGGGCAATATAACCGTCCAAGCCGTCCGTTATAGCGGCAATAATGAAGATGAGCGCAGCAATGCACTCGCTATATGTAATATGAACGCCTCCGACTTTAAACGATCCGAGATTATCAAACTGTACGAGCAGAAAAATCATAACCACTGGCACGAGGAAAATTCGTGCCAATGTAATCCGGTTGGCCAGATTCAACTACATAACCTCCCCCGCAAGGTCAAAATCGTACGAATGGGTAATGTGTACAGAAACAATCTGTCCTAATTCTCCCTTATATCCAGTTACGAAAACTTCACCGTCAATTTCCCCTGCATCATATTGGGAACGTCCGATGTAAACATCGTTTTTACCATCGTAGCCTTCGATAAGAACAGGAACCACTTTCCCGACGAAGCGTCCATTACGTTCGTTGGCGACTTCGCGCTGTACCTCCATTAGCTCGTTAGCACGGCGTTCAATCACATCTTGCGGAATCTGATCATCTAACCGTGCCGCCGCAGTATCTTCTTCCTGAGAATAGGTGAATACCCCAAGGCGATCAAACTGGACTTCACGCAGAAATGCCTTGAGGTTCTGGAATTCTTCTTCCGTCTCCCCAGGAAATCCGACAATAATCGATGTTCGAAGCGCAACGTCTGGTACGGCTTCGCGAATTTTAGCGATAAGCTCACGCGTATCACGTTGACGTCCAGGACGTAACATCCGTTTCAGCACACGGTCTTCACTGTGCTGTAGCGGCATATCCACATACTTGCACACTTTCGGATTAGAAGCGAATTCTTCGATCAGCTCGTCCGTAAAATATCCGGGATACGCATAGTGAAGGCGAATCCATTCAATGCCTTCCACTTCAGAGACTTCACGCAAAAGTTTGTGCAATACGCGTTCGCCGTAAATATCAAAACCGTAATTAGTCGAGTCTTGGGCAATTAAGTTGACTTCTTTAACTCCTTGCGCCGCCAACTCCTTCGCTTCGGCAACAATCGATTCAATCGTACGACTACGAAAAGCACCCCGCAATTGCGGGATAATACAGAAGGTGCATTTGTTGTCGCATCCTTCCGCAATTTTGATGTAGGCAGAATACGTGCCCTTCTCCACTTTGCGCCGTGCAACGTTCTCATAAGAAAACGCCGGATTGCCGACAAAAATCGGTTTTTTGCCGGCTAATGAGTCTTCAATGATTTGATTAATTTTATCAAAGTCTCCAGTCCCGACAATGCCATCGATTTCAGGCATCTCATCCATTAGCACTTCTTTATAACGCTGGGTGAGACAGCCTGCTACAATAAGAGACTTCAGGTTGCCGCTTTCTTTCAAATCAGCTACTTCTAAAATCGTGTTCACCGATTCTTCTTTCGCAGCGTCAATAAAGCCGCACGTATTAACGATTACAACATCGGCTTCCTGCGGATTATCTATGAGAAGGTAGCCGCGTTCATCGATAAGCTGTGACATAATGTCTGAGTCGACGACGTTTTTCTCGCACCCGAGCGTGATGATCGCTACTTTCTCTGTTGTTGCTGTCTTATCCACTCTATTTCCTCCGTCCGGTAGACAAAAGTGTCTAATTTTCCACTTATCAGTATAATATACTGAAAAAAAGGTGTCAAAAGAAAAGCCCCTGAAAATCCAGGGACTACTTACGTACAATCTTAATTCGTTGTGAACCACTCGTCTGCTTCGCTGTCGATGTATCGAGCGGTTGTCCATTCACCAGAATTTCTACATCGCGTGCCCG
Protein-coding sequences here:
- the pgsA gene encoding CDP-diacylglycerol--glycerol-3-phosphate 3-phosphatidyltransferase, with translation MNLANRITLARIFLVPVVMIFLLVQFDNLGSFKVGGVHITYSECIAALIFIIAAITDGLDGYIARSRKMVTNLGKFLDPLADKLLISAVLISLVEMQRLDAWIAVVIISREFAVTGLRLVAAAEGLVIAASKLGKWKTVLQIVAVASLILQNFPFETWHFPFATIMVWAAVIMTIVSGVEYFLKNKKVIPLA
- the rimO gene encoding 30S ribosomal protein S12 methylthiotransferase RimO; the protein is MDKTATTEKVAIITLGCEKNVVDSDIMSQLIDERGYLLIDNPQEADVVIVNTCGFIDAAKEESVNTILEVADLKESGNLKSLIVAGCLTQRYKEVLMDEMPEIDGIVGTGDFDKINQIIEDSLAGKKPIFVGNPAFSYENVARRKVEKGTYSAYIKIAEGCDNKCTFCIIPQLRGAFRSRTIESIVAEAKELAAQGVKEVNLIAQDSTNYGFDIYGERVLHKLLREVSEVEGIEWIRLHYAYPGYFTDELIEEFASNPKVCKYVDMPLQHSEDRVLKRMLRPGRQRDTRELIAKIREAVPDVALRTSIIVGFPGETEEEFQNLKAFLREVQFDRLGVFTYSQEEDTAAARLDDQIPQDVIERRANELMEVQREVANERNGRFVGKVVPVLIEGYDGKNDVYIGRSQYDAGEIDGEVFVTGYKGELGQIVSVHITHSYDFDLAGEVM